One window of Agromyces rhizosphaerae genomic DNA carries:
- a CDS encoding DUF1648 domain-containing protein, translating to MTTPQAIRPEMSASMRRARSRLLVVTIAVPAVLVAVAVALQLTWLPELPEIVATHWSGSEPDAFGPAWTYPALTVAIGLGVPALLAAVTVPQAAPDGFGTITRLLGALMLGLATLITVSMTWAVAMQRGLDDAADATGIGLPLLAAAAAGVVAGVVAWFVQPATELPEPEVEPGAPIELEPGERAVWVRTTTVATPALVAIIAAIVLVVGLAAILGVTSGARTWALWIAAGAMALAATTLAFRVRVDATGVTARSLLGLLRFRVPIEQVRRAEVVQVRAMAEFGGIGVRLAPQGRFGIVLHSGTALQVHREGGRIFTVTVEDAATAAGLLSALQRAR from the coding sequence ATGACCACGCCACAGGCGATCCGCCCCGAGATGAGCGCGTCGATGCGACGTGCACGCAGCCGGCTCCTCGTGGTCACCATCGCCGTCCCTGCCGTGCTGGTCGCGGTCGCCGTCGCCCTGCAGCTGACCTGGCTGCCCGAGCTGCCGGAGATCGTCGCCACGCACTGGAGCGGCAGCGAGCCCGACGCGTTCGGCCCGGCCTGGACCTATCCGGCGCTCACGGTCGCGATCGGGCTGGGCGTGCCCGCACTGCTCGCCGCGGTCACGGTGCCGCAGGCCGCGCCCGACGGCTTCGGCACGATCACGCGCCTGCTCGGCGCCCTCATGCTCGGCCTGGCCACGCTGATCACGGTGTCCATGACCTGGGCCGTGGCCATGCAGCGCGGCCTCGACGACGCGGCGGATGCCACGGGCATCGGCCTCCCGCTGCTGGCCGCCGCCGCTGCGGGCGTCGTCGCCGGCGTCGTCGCGTGGTTCGTGCAGCCCGCGACCGAGCTCCCGGAGCCCGAGGTGGAGCCGGGCGCGCCGATCGAGCTCGAGCCGGGGGAGCGCGCGGTCTGGGTGCGCACGACGACGGTGGCGACGCCCGCGCTGGTCGCGATCATCGCGGCGATCGTGCTCGTGGTCGGCCTCGCCGCCATCCTGGGCGTGACCAGCGGCGCGCGCACCTGGGCGCTCTGGATCGCGGCCGGGGCCATGGCGCTCGCCGCGACCACCCTCGCCTTCCGGGTGCGGGTCGACGCGACCGGCGTCACCGCCCGCTCGCTGCTCGGCCTCCTCCGGTTCCGCGTGCCGATCGAGCAGGTGCGACGCGCCGAGGTCGTGCAGGTGCGCGCGATGGCCGAGTTCGGCGGCATCGGGGTGCGACTCGCGCCCCAGGGGAGGTTCGGCATCGTGCTGCACAGCGGCACCGCGTTGCAGGTGCATCGCGAGGGCGGGCGCATCTTCACGGTGACGGTGGAGGACGCCGCCACGGCCGCGGGCCTGCTCTCGGCGCTGCAGCGCGCCCGCTAG
- a CDS encoding transcriptional regulator TrmB, whose protein sequence is MLDVIGLDASHTAVYRAILAEPATRVADLAEHPELAGVDLPQVIDALEQGGLVARRATDRECLVASPPSIALRPLLLEHERGLTAAHEALVQLSELYRASSARTSDGDVVERVFGRTAIRQRVSQLQAAAATSIDLFVRDDSMLRGPGENVEETRALARGVRYRVLVETTVLERLGIVGTARTSARIGEEIRATGRLPARLVVSDRSSALLWTPSADGAEEPTALLLHAGALLDLVVAAFEQHWRLATTVTSEGELRSGDDSCTDTDLLRLLLLGLTDAAAAAELGISVRTVQRRIAALMDAAGVGTRIQLGAEAVRRGWV, encoded by the coding sequence ATGCTGGACGTCATCGGCCTGGACGCCTCGCACACCGCCGTCTACCGCGCGATCCTCGCCGAGCCCGCGACCCGTGTCGCCGACCTCGCCGAGCACCCCGAACTCGCGGGCGTCGACCTCCCGCAGGTGATCGACGCGCTCGAGCAGGGCGGACTCGTCGCCCGGCGTGCCACGGACCGCGAGTGCCTCGTCGCCTCACCTCCCTCGATCGCGCTGCGGCCGCTGCTGCTCGAGCACGAGCGCGGGCTCACCGCCGCGCACGAGGCGCTGGTGCAACTGAGCGAGCTGTACCGCGCGAGCTCGGCCCGCACGAGCGACGGCGACGTGGTCGAGCGGGTGTTCGGGCGCACCGCGATCCGCCAGCGGGTCTCGCAGCTGCAGGCCGCCGCGGCGACCTCGATCGACCTGTTCGTGCGCGACGACAGCATGCTCCGCGGGCCGGGCGAGAACGTCGAGGAGACGCGGGCGCTCGCGCGCGGCGTGCGCTACCGCGTGCTGGTCGAGACCACGGTGCTCGAGCGGCTCGGCATCGTCGGCACCGCCCGCACCTCGGCCCGCATCGGGGAGGAGATCCGCGCCACCGGCCGCCTGCCCGCGCGCCTCGTCGTGAGCGACCGCTCGAGCGCGCTGCTCTGGACGCCGTCGGCCGACGGCGCGGAGGAGCCGACCGCCCTGCTGCTGCACGCGGGCGCGCTGCTCGACCTCGTCGTCGCGGCGTTCGAGCAGCACTGGCGGCTCGCGACGACCGTGACCAGCGAGGGCGAGCTCCGCTCGGGCGACGACTCCTGCACCGACACCGACCTGCTGCGACTGCTGCTGCTGGGGCTGACGGATGCCGCCGCGGCGGCCGAGCTCGGCATCTCCGTGCGCACGGTGCAGCGTCGCATCGCCGCGCTCATGGACGCCGCGGGCGTCGGCACCCGCATCCAGCTCGGCGCCGAGGCCGTGCGCCGCGGCTGGGTCTGA
- the msrA gene encoding peptide-methionine (S)-S-oxide reductase MsrA, whose protein sequence is MTTTPAPGELTTIPGAETAVLAGGCFWGMQDLIRRRPGVLTTRVGYSGGEVDHATYRNHGDHAEAIEIVFDPTRTSYRELLEFFFQIHDPTTRNRQGNDLGRSYRSAIYPTSAAQHDTAIDTIEDVDASGLWPGKVVTEVADAGPFWEAEPEHQDYLERYPNGYTCHFARPGWVLPKRDAHAAS, encoded by the coding sequence ATGACCACCACCCCCGCTCCCGGCGAGCTGACCACCATCCCCGGCGCCGAGACCGCGGTGCTCGCGGGCGGATGCTTCTGGGGCATGCAGGACCTCATCCGCCGCCGCCCGGGCGTGCTGACGACGCGCGTCGGCTACTCCGGCGGCGAGGTCGACCACGCGACCTACCGCAACCACGGCGACCACGCCGAGGCGATCGAGATCGTGTTCGACCCGACGCGCACGTCGTACCGCGAGCTGCTGGAGTTCTTCTTCCAGATCCACGACCCGACGACGAGGAACCGCCAGGGCAACGACCTCGGCCGCAGCTACCGGTCGGCGATCTACCCGACGTCGGCCGCGCAGCACGACACCGCGATCGACACGATCGAGGACGTCGACGCGTCGGGCCTCTGGCCGGGCAAGGTCGTCACCGAGGTCGCCGACGCCGGCCCGTTCTGGGAGGCCGAGCCCGAGCACCAGGACTACCTCGAGCGGTACCCCAACGGGTACACCTGCCACTTCGCGCGGCCCGGCTGGGTGCTGCCGAAGCGCGACGCGCACGCCGCGTCGTAG
- the msrB gene encoding peptide-methionine (R)-S-oxide reductase MsrB: protein MSPEYRSTPEAIERLTPLQRKVTQEEGTEPAFRNEFWNHHEDGIYVDVVSGEPLFASTHKYDSRSGWPSFTRPIHDASVTEKVDRSFFMKRVEVRSAGADSHLGHVFDDGPTDAGGLRYCINSAALRFVPVSELEAAGYGEYCALFGSPDDDSAAPDRPTDATIEMSEKEDAS, encoded by the coding sequence ATGTCCCCCGAGTACCGCAGCACCCCCGAGGCGATCGAGCGCCTCACCCCGCTCCAGCGGAAGGTCACCCAGGAGGAGGGCACCGAGCCCGCCTTCCGCAACGAGTTCTGGAACCACCACGAGGACGGCATCTACGTCGACGTCGTGTCGGGCGAGCCGCTGTTCGCCTCCACCCACAAGTACGACAGCCGGTCGGGCTGGCCGAGCTTCACCCGGCCGATCCACGACGCGTCGGTGACCGAGAAGGTCGACCGCTCGTTCTTCATGAAGCGCGTCGAGGTGCGCTCGGCGGGCGCCGACAGCCACCTGGGGCACGTCTTCGACGACGGGCCGACGGATGCCGGCGGCCTGCGCTACTGCATCAACTCGGCCGCGCTGCGGTTCGTCCCGGTCTCCGAGCTCGAGGCGGCCGGCTACGGCGAGTACTGCGCCCTGTTCGGGTCGCCCGATGACGACTCGGCCGCGCCCGACCGGCCGACGGATGCGACCATTGAGATGTCCGAGAAGGAGGACGCATCATGA
- a CDS encoding YchJ family protein: protein MTATTPLPDDARCPCLSGLTYGECCGPLHRGERVAPTALALMRSRYSAFAVHDGEYLSATWHPRSRPDVIGLDPRERWYRLDIEETVGGGPLDSQGVVEFTAYHRSDDERGSLHERSGFVREQGRWWYVGRVQRG, encoded by the coding sequence GTGACCGCCACGACCCCGCTGCCCGACGACGCACGCTGCCCCTGCCTCAGCGGGCTGACCTACGGCGAGTGCTGCGGGCCGTTGCACCGCGGCGAGCGCGTCGCCCCCACGGCGCTCGCGCTCATGCGGTCGCGCTACTCGGCGTTCGCGGTGCACGACGGCGAGTACCTGTCGGCCACGTGGCACCCGCGCTCCCGCCCCGACGTCATCGGCCTCGACCCGCGCGAGCGCTGGTACCGCCTCGACATCGAGGAGACCGTCGGCGGCGGCCCGCTCGACTCGCAGGGCGTGGTCGAGTTCACCGCGTACCACCGCAGCGACGACGAGCGCGGCAGCCTGCACGAGCGCAGCGGGTTCGTGCGCGAGCAGGGCCGCTGGTGGTACGTCGGGCGGGTGCAGCGCGGCTGA
- a CDS encoding SDR family oxidoreductase: MTILVTGATGHLGALVIDALLARGADPAGIVAGARTPSDLDALAERGIRVVRFDYADPETLAPALEGIDALLLVSGTELGARVAQHRNVIDAAAAAGVGKLVYTSAPHVADSDLPLAPDHRATEEAIAESGVPAVILRNNWYSENYTRDLAVAAESGTVVSSVGDGRIASAPRADYAEAAAVVLLEEGHLGETYELAGDHAWTFEELAAAYAEVLGRDVEYVRLSSDERSAALLEAGAGEGAAGFVAALEASIRDGALADADGTLARLIGRRTTPLVETLRRAA, encoded by the coding sequence ATGACCATCCTCGTCACCGGCGCCACCGGCCACCTCGGCGCCCTCGTCATCGATGCGCTGCTCGCCCGAGGCGCGGACCCGGCCGGCATCGTCGCCGGCGCGCGGACGCCCTCCGACCTCGACGCGCTCGCGGAGCGGGGCATCCGCGTCGTGCGCTTCGACTACGCCGACCCCGAGACCCTGGCCCCAGCGCTCGAGGGGATCGACGCGCTGCTCCTGGTCTCCGGAACGGAACTCGGTGCGCGCGTGGCCCAGCATCGCAACGTCATCGACGCCGCCGCCGCAGCGGGCGTGGGCAAGCTCGTCTACACGAGCGCGCCGCACGTCGCCGACAGCGATCTGCCCCTCGCGCCCGACCACCGCGCGACCGAGGAGGCGATCGCCGAGTCCGGGGTGCCCGCGGTGATCCTGCGCAACAACTGGTACTCCGAGAACTACACCCGCGACCTCGCCGTGGCCGCCGAGTCGGGCACGGTCGTCTCGTCCGTCGGCGACGGCCGCATCGCGAGCGCGCCCCGGGCCGACTACGCCGAGGCCGCCGCCGTCGTGCTGCTCGAGGAGGGCCACCTCGGTGAGACCTACGAGCTCGCGGGCGACCACGCGTGGACCTTCGAGGAACTCGCCGCCGCGTACGCCGAGGTGCTGGGCCGCGACGTCGAGTACGTGCGCCTCAGCAGCGACGAGCGCAGCGCGGCCCTCCTGGAGGCCGGGGCCGGCGAAGGCGCGGCCGGGTTCGTGGCCGCACTCGAGGCGAGCATCCGCGACGGCGCGCTCGCCGACGCCGACGGCACGCTCGCCCGACTCATCGGGCGTCGGACCACGCCGCTCGTCGAGACGCTCCGGCGGGCCGCGTGA
- a CDS encoding aromatic ring-opening dioxygenase LigA, which yields MTTTISPVRRTTARVLSIISIVIGAVFVVAGAVAWTAVSTQLADEHITVAEDAAFLAGEPVAGPLTAYAQADIINHHALDASGGLTYAELDREDPVRATMMNASFLRASLFTSVVSFGVALFAVGAGVVTIMLGSAGLLLTPAASKVEEAPAREAVTTG from the coding sequence ATGACCACCACCATCAGCCCGGTCCGCCGCACGACGGCCCGAGTCCTCAGCATCATCTCGATCGTGATCGGCGCCGTGTTCGTCGTCGCCGGCGCGGTCGCCTGGACGGCCGTCAGCACGCAACTCGCCGACGAGCACATCACCGTCGCCGAGGACGCCGCCTTCCTCGCCGGCGAGCCGGTCGCGGGCCCGCTCACCGCCTACGCCCAGGCCGACATCATCAACCACCACGCGCTCGACGCGAGCGGCGGCCTCACCTACGCCGAGCTCGACCGCGAGGACCCGGTGCGCGCGACCATGATGAACGCCTCGTTCCTGCGGGCATCGCTGTTCACCTCGGTCGTCTCGTTCGGCGTGGCACTCTTCGCCGTCGGCGCCGGCGTGGTGACGATCATGCTCGGCAGCGCGGGGCTGCTGCTCACCCCGGCCGCCTCGAAGGTCGAGGAGGCACCGGCACGGGAGGCCGTGACCACCGGCTGA
- a CDS encoding nucleoside deaminase has protein sequence MTTDATGPAGPAAGASGGFDEHLDDGLDDADLDRLRHAIRLAASARERGDHPFGAIVVAPDGEVVEGRNSVVTRRDPTGHAETNVVRRAASVLGAERLAASTLFTSTEPCAMCSGAIYWSGIRRIVYALSERALREIVVAQEGVPTLALPCREVFARGGRPVEVAGPAGLPEAAAVHEGFWG, from the coding sequence ATGACGACGGATGCGACCGGGCCGGCCGGCCCCGCGGCGGGGGCCTCCGGGGGCTTCGACGAGCACCTCGACGACGGACTCGACGACGCCGACCTCGACCGGCTCCGGCACGCGATCCGCCTGGCCGCGTCGGCGCGCGAGCGCGGCGACCACCCGTTCGGCGCGATCGTGGTCGCCCCCGACGGCGAGGTGGTCGAGGGGCGCAACTCGGTCGTGACCCGGCGCGACCCGACCGGTCACGCCGAGACGAACGTGGTCCGGCGTGCGGCGTCCGTGCTCGGTGCGGAGCGCCTGGCCGCGAGCACGCTCTTCACGAGCACCGAGCCGTGCGCCATGTGCTCGGGCGCGATCTACTGGAGCGGCATCCGACGCATCGTCTACGCCCTCTCCGAGCGGGCGCTGCGCGAGATCGTCGTCGCGCAGGAGGGCGTGCCGACGCTCGCGCTGCCCTGCCGTGAGGTGTTCGCGCGGGGAGGTCGCCCCGTCGAGGTCGCGGGACCGGCGGGCCTGCCGGAGGCCGCCGCGGTGCACGAGGGCTTCTGGGGCTGA
- a CDS encoding maltokinase N-terminal cap-like domain-containing protein translates to MDQGAGRPAVTDDALSAATLERLSTWIAGQRWYGGNAGLPRLRALGSYELPTGTPDVAAHALLVMDEAPARPVLYQVPVTLRRAPSGVAEEHLIGTLDDGTLVFDGPHDPVFTRALLELLTGGTVAIDSGVTAQGRLSGTDAAGRVDPGSLVSRVLTGEQSNSSIIYEPREPGAARPLICKVYRRLHHGENPDVTLPTALAEGGSPHVPASIGALTGTWDDVGRESGRATGHLAFAQEFLPGVEDAWRVALRAAATGEPFAGPARELGVATAEVHASLAAAFGTRAATRERDLRAVEAWHRRLGTAVREVPALAPHRSAIEAVYARAEDATWPALQRIHGDLHLGQVVAAPGRPWVLLDFEGEPLRPMAERTGNDLALRDVAGMLRSFDYATGSVAQSGGASDDDLRAWAGVARRAYLDGYAEVAGEDPRAHRDLLAALELDKAVYEAIYETRTRPAWVTIPLTAIDRLLAGADPAS, encoded by the coding sequence ATGGACCAGGGGGCGGGGCGGCCGGCGGTGACGGACGACGCGTTGTCGGCGGCGACGCTCGAGCGACTCTCCACGTGGATCGCGGGCCAGCGCTGGTACGGGGGCAACGCGGGGCTCCCCCGGCTGCGTGCCCTCGGGTCCTACGAGCTGCCGACCGGCACCCCCGACGTGGCGGCGCACGCACTGCTCGTCATGGACGAGGCGCCCGCCCGCCCGGTGCTCTACCAGGTCCCCGTCACGCTGCGGCGGGCGCCGTCGGGCGTCGCGGAGGAGCACCTCATCGGCACCCTCGACGACGGCACGCTGGTCTTCGACGGGCCGCACGACCCGGTGTTCACCCGCGCGCTGCTCGAGCTCCTCACCGGCGGCACGGTCGCGATCGACTCGGGCGTGACGGCGCAAGGCAGGCTCTCCGGCACGGATGCCGCGGGGCGCGTCGATCCCGGATCGCTCGTCAGCCGCGTGCTCACGGGCGAGCAGTCGAACAGCTCGATCATCTACGAGCCCCGCGAGCCTGGTGCCGCGCGTCCCCTCATCTGCAAGGTCTACCGCCGACTGCACCACGGCGAGAACCCGGACGTGACCCTGCCGACGGCGCTGGCCGAGGGCGGCTCGCCGCACGTGCCGGCGAGCATCGGCGCCCTGACCGGCACCTGGGACGACGTGGGACGCGAGTCGGGCCGGGCGACGGGGCACCTCGCGTTCGCGCAGGAGTTCCTGCCGGGCGTCGAGGACGCGTGGCGGGTCGCGCTGCGCGCGGCAGCGACCGGCGAGCCGTTCGCCGGCCCCGCGCGGGAGCTCGGCGTGGCGACCGCGGAGGTGCACGCGAGCCTCGCCGCTGCCTTCGGGACGCGCGCCGCGACGCGCGAGCGCGACCTCCGGGCGGTCGAGGCGTGGCACCGCCGGCTCGGCACGGCGGTGCGCGAGGTGCCCGCCCTGGCGCCGCACCGTTCCGCGATCGAGGCGGTCTACGCCCGGGCGGAGGACGCCACCTGGCCGGCGCTGCAGCGCATCCACGGCGACCTGCACCTCGGTCAGGTCGTCGCCGCGCCGGGGCGCCCCTGGGTGCTGCTCGACTTCGAGGGCGAGCCGCTGCGGCCGATGGCGGAGCGCACCGGCAACGACCTCGCGCTCCGCGACGTCGCCGGCATGCTGCGCTCCTTCGACTACGCGACCGGATCCGTCGCGCAGTCCGGCGGGGCGTCCGACGACGACCTCCGCGCGTGGGCGGGTGTCGCCCGCCGGGCGTACCTCGACGGCTACGCGGAGGTCGCGGGCGAGGATCCGCGGGCGCACCGGGACCTGCTCGCCGCGCTCGAACTCGACAAGGCGGTCTACGAGGCGATCTACGAGACCCGCACCCGCCCGGCGTGGGTGACCATCCCGCTCACCGCGATCGACCGCCTGCTGGCCGGAGCCGATCCGGCGTCCTGA
- a CDS encoding histidine phosphatase family protein encodes MTRIVFVRHGETEWNRARLLQGRTDIPLNDHGRAQAAAASVLLADRLAETLVTSPLGRAVETGRILAERAGLTVAGTLDDLVERDFGEAEGLLVPDARERWGSEYPGAETDAALAARGRAVVEHLAATHRAVIAVAHGTFIRAAVDAVAGGALERLGNGDVVVLERVTESWHVEVRRNPIPASPEAEPGEVEGARAAAATRVA; translated from the coding sequence ATGACCCGAATCGTCTTCGTGCGCCACGGCGAGACCGAGTGGAACCGCGCCCGCCTGCTGCAGGGGCGCACCGACATCCCCCTGAACGACCACGGCCGCGCACAGGCCGCTGCGGCATCGGTGCTGCTGGCCGACCGGCTCGCCGAGACGCTCGTGACCTCACCGCTCGGGCGCGCGGTCGAGACGGGTCGCATCCTCGCGGAACGCGCCGGCCTGACCGTCGCCGGCACCCTCGACGACCTGGTCGAGCGCGACTTCGGCGAGGCCGAGGGCTTGCTCGTGCCCGACGCGCGCGAGCGCTGGGGCTCGGAGTACCCCGGTGCCGAGACGGATGCCGCCCTGGCGGCGCGCGGCCGAGCAGTGGTCGAGCACCTGGCCGCGACCCACCGGGCCGTGATCGCGGTCGCGCACGGCACCTTCATCAGGGCCGCGGTCGACGCCGTGGCCGGCGGCGCGCTCGAGCGGCTCGGCAACGGCGACGTGGTCGTGCTCGAACGGGTCACCGAGTCCTGGCACGTCGAGGTGCGGCGCAACCCGATCCCGGCGTCGCCCGAGGCGGAGCCCGGCGAGGTCGAGGGCGCACGCGCGGCGGCCGCGACCCGGGTGGCCTGA
- a CDS encoding carbohydrate-binding domain-containing protein, producing MTTHDRSRAQDATRTSRARTAMRRPAVVLPVLLTGTLLAGCTATATTDAFGATSSDTSGSATTETVSVDVGQTAAEAMAENQESHASDDDAEVVESEVVDVTLDGDDASVSAGADASADTVTVEDGTVTITAAGTYRLSGEYSGAVVVAADDEADVQLILDGVDIANADDAAIAVTGADEVIVILADGSTNALSDTDSYAEDADINAALDSTADLTITGDGALEVTGNGNDAIASSDGLVISGGDITVNAVDDGIRGKDYVIITGGTIEVTAGGDGVKSDNEEEAERGYIAIGGGTIDVVAGGDGLAAETDVIVWGGDVSIEAGGGSGASVTDDTSAKGVKAGALVVVDGGALDIDAADDAVHSDGGVHIADGSVTAATGDDGVHAETALSVSGGVIDVLTSYEGLESVEIDISGGEISIVADDDGINGAGDAQATMSISGGEIVVDAQGDGIDVNGTLSISGGDTLVFGPTSNGNGALDVDGTFEVSGGTLLALGSAGMVVGPSTASAQASVGFTLNGATGGTVTITDADGTVLATADSDKAFQSVVYSSADVTSGTTYTATASGTSVTATAGAQIGSGGMGGGMGGQGGGGQGGGPGGGRP from the coding sequence ATGACCACCCACGACCGCTCCCGGGCCCAGGACGCCACCCGGACCTCGCGCGCCCGCACGGCGATGCGCCGCCCCGCCGTGGTGCTGCCCGTCCTGCTCACCGGCACGCTGCTCGCGGGGTGCACCGCGACCGCGACGACCGACGCCTTCGGCGCGACGAGCTCCGACACCTCCGGGTCGGCCACGACCGAGACGGTCTCGGTCGACGTCGGCCAGACCGCCGCCGAGGCGATGGCCGAGAACCAGGAGTCGCACGCCTCGGACGACGATGCCGAGGTCGTCGAGTCCGAGGTGGTCGACGTGACGCTCGACGGCGACGACGCGAGCGTGTCGGCGGGCGCCGACGCGTCGGCCGACACGGTCACCGTCGAGGACGGAACCGTGACCATCACGGCCGCCGGCACCTACCGCCTGAGCGGCGAGTACTCGGGCGCCGTCGTGGTCGCCGCCGACGACGAGGCCGACGTGCAGCTCATCCTCGACGGCGTCGACATCGCCAACGCCGACGACGCGGCGATCGCCGTCACCGGCGCCGACGAGGTCATCGTGATCCTCGCCGACGGTTCGACCAACGCCCTGAGCGACACCGACTCGTACGCCGAGGACGCCGACATCAACGCCGCCCTCGACAGCACCGCCGACCTCACCATCACGGGCGACGGTGCGCTCGAGGTCACCGGCAACGGCAACGACGCGATCGCGAGTTCCGACGGGCTCGTCATCTCGGGCGGCGACATCACGGTGAACGCCGTCGACGACGGCATCCGCGGCAAGGACTACGTGATCATCACGGGCGGCACGATCGAGGTCACCGCGGGCGGCGACGGCGTGAAGTCCGACAACGAGGAGGAGGCCGAGCGCGGGTACATCGCGATCGGCGGCGGCACGATCGACGTCGTCGCAGGCGGCGACGGCCTGGCCGCGGAGACCGACGTGATCGTCTGGGGCGGCGACGTCTCGATCGAGGCCGGTGGCGGCAGCGGGGCATCCGTCACCGACGACACCTCGGCCAAGGGCGTCAAGGCCGGCGCGCTCGTCGTCGTGGACGGCGGCGCGCTCGACATCGACGCGGCCGACGACGCCGTGCACTCGGACGGCGGCGTGCACATCGCCGACGGCAGCGTGACCGCCGCGACCGGCGACGACGGCGTGCACGCCGAGACCGCACTGTCGGTCTCCGGCGGCGTGATCGACGTGCTCACCTCGTACGAGGGGCTCGAGTCGGTCGAGATCGACATCTCCGGTGGCGAGATCTCGATCGTCGCCGACGACGACGGCATCAACGGCGCGGGCGACGCGCAGGCGACCATGTCGATCTCGGGCGGCGAGATCGTCGTCGATGCGCAGGGCGACGGCATCGACGTGAACGGCACGCTGTCGATCTCGGGCGGCGACACCCTCGTCTTCGGGCCCACGAGCAACGGCAACGGCGCGCTCGACGTCGACGGGACCTTCGAGGTCTCGGGCGGCACGCTGCTCGCGCTGGGCAGCGCGGGCATGGTCGTCGGGCCGAGCACCGCGTCGGCGCAGGCATCCGTGGGCTTCACGCTCAACGGCGCGACCGGCGGCACGGTGACCATCACGGACGCCGACGGCACCGTGCTCGCGACCGCCGACAGCGACAAGGCGTTCCAGTCGGTGGTCTACTCGTCCGCCGATGTCACGTCGGGCACCACGTACACCGCGACCGCGAGCGGTACGAGCGTCACGGCCACGGCGGGCGCGCAGATCGGCTCGGGCGGCATGGGCGGCGGCATGGGCGGCCAGGGCGGCGGCGGCCAGGGCGGCGGCCCCGGCGGCGGACGCCCCTAG
- a CDS encoding polyphosphate polymerase domain-containing protein — protein sequence MTAVETRPLATGALALRPISLDELNAAAALQRRVDRKYALRREELGDVLAGLDRDARVLEIDGERRSRYESVYFDTPDLTSYLLAARGRRRRFKVRTRSYVDVGTSFLEVKTRAGRSVTVKERIAYDGADAAELTPEGAAYAASVFAEVGIDAPGRPLEPVLTTAYRRTTLLLADGASRATIDVDLAWIDHGDHEHFGRRLELPDLVIVETKSVGGAGELDRLLWANGHRPASISKFGTGLAALRPGLPHNKWSRVLRRHFDPGAIRPTDARTGVHDTTHAPTRRTR from the coding sequence CGACCGGCGCCCTGGCGCTCCGCCCGATCTCGCTCGACGAGCTCAACGCGGCCGCCGCGCTGCAGCGCCGGGTCGACCGCAAGTACGCGCTGCGGCGCGAGGAGCTGGGCGACGTGCTCGCCGGGCTCGACCGCGACGCGCGCGTGCTCGAGATCGACGGCGAGCGCCGCAGCCGCTACGAGTCGGTGTATTTCGACACCCCCGACCTGACGAGCTACCTGCTCGCGGCACGCGGTCGCCGCCGTCGCTTCAAGGTGCGCACGCGCAGCTACGTCGACGTCGGCACGAGCTTCCTCGAGGTCAAGACGCGCGCCGGGCGCAGCGTCACCGTGAAGGAGCGCATCGCCTACGACGGCGCCGACGCGGCGGAGCTGACGCCGGAGGGCGCCGCCTACGCGGCATCCGTCTTCGCCGAGGTCGGCATCGACGCGCCGGGCCGGCCGCTGGAGCCCGTCCTCACGACGGCCTACCGCCGCACGACGCTGCTGCTGGCCGACGGCGCCTCCCGCGCGACCATCGACGTCGACCTCGCCTGGATCGACCACGGCGACCACGAGCACTTCGGGCGGCGGCTCGAGCTGCCCGACCTGGTGATCGTCGAGACGAAGTCCGTCGGCGGCGCCGGCGAGCTCGACCGCCTGCTCTGGGCGAACGGGCACCGGCCCGCATCCATCTCGAAGTTCGGCACCGGGCTCGCGGCACTGCGCCCGGGGCTGCCGCACAACAAGTGGTCGCGCGTGCTGCGCCGCCACTTCGACCCGGGCGCCATCCGCCCGACCGACGCCCGCACGGGCGTCCACGACACGACGCACGCACCCACGAGGAGGACCCGATGA